From Equus quagga isolate Etosha38 chromosome 3, UCLA_HA_Equagga_1.0, whole genome shotgun sequence, one genomic window encodes:
- the LOC124236726 gene encoding OCIA domain-containing protein 2, which translates to MASVSTHENQDKGPHLPPPSKQSLLFCPKSKLHIQRAEISKIIRECQEESFWKRALPFSLVSMLVTQGLVHQGYLAANPRFGSLPKVALAGILGFGLGKLSYIGACRSKFYSFEDQLRGAGFGPGHNRHCLLTCEECKIKHGLSEKGSSQPSAS; encoded by the exons ATGGCTTCAGTGTCTACTCATGAAAACCAAGATAAAGGGCCCCATTTGCCACCGCCAAGCAAGcag AGCCTGTTGTTTTGTCCAAAATCAAAGCTGCACATCCAGAGAGCGGAGATTTCTAAGATTATCCGTGAATGTCAAGAAGAAAGTTTCTGGAAGAGAG ctctgcctttttctcttgtAAGCATGCTTGTGACCCAAGGACTAGTCCACCAAG GTTATTTAGCAGCTAACCCAAGATTTGGATCATTGCCTAAAGTTGCAC TTGCTGGTATCTTGGGATTCGGCCTTGGAAAGTTGTCCTACATAGGTGCCTGCCGGAGTAAATTCTATTCCTTTGAAGATCAGCTCCGTGGGGCTGGTTTTGGTCCAGGGCATAACAG GCACTGCCTGCTTACCTGTGAGGAATGCAAAATTAAGCATGGATTAAGTGAGAAAGGAAGTTCACAGCCTTCGGCTTCCTAA